The Musa acuminata AAA Group cultivar baxijiao chromosome BXJ2-2, Cavendish_Baxijiao_AAA, whole genome shotgun sequence genome has a segment encoding these proteins:
- the LOC135605182 gene encoding mitochondrial Rho GTPase 1-like isoform X4, whose product MAGSAAGAGGSSVGRTSVRVVVMGEAGTGKSSLIVAVATESFPENVPHVIPPTRLPADYYPDRVPLTIIDTSSRPENKAKLIAECKSADAIVLTYACDRPSTLDRLSTYWLPELRRLEAKVPVIVVGCKLDLRDEQQVSLEQVMSPIMQQYREIETCIECSALRQIQVQEVFYYAQKAVLHPTAPLFDQETQSLKPHCVRALKRIFILCDHDRDGALSDSELNDFQVRCFNAPLQQTEIAGVKKVVQEKLPEGVNDFGLTLTGFLFLHALFIEKGRLETTWTVLRKFGYDNDIKLRDDLLPTIFKRASDQTVELTNEAVDFLKGVFLTFDIDSSTLGLACRGWSGGTTCDSCDSYASLWLLSEAEHILGYQDGALRPAELDDLFSTAPESPWSEAPYKDAAEKNVLGGLSLEGFLSEWALMTLQDPAASLANLIYIGYTGDPASAFQITRKRRLDRKKQQTQRNVFQCFVFGSRNAGKTTLLNSFIGRTFSEKYNPTTSDRFAANVVGLHNVTRSSRLARSRSSAQD is encoded by the exons ATGGCGGGCAGCGCAGCAGGAGCAGGAGGGAGCTCCGTGGGCCGGACGAGCGTGCGGGTGGTGGTAATGGGGGAGGCGGGCACGGGCAAGTCCAGCCTCATCGTTGCCGTCGCCACCGAATCCTTCCCGGAGAACGTCCCTCATGTCATACCTCCCACCCGCCTCCCTGCTGACTACTACCCCGATCGCGTCCCCCTCACCATCATCGACACGTCCTCCAG GCCCGAGAATAAGGCGAAGCTGATTGCCGAGTGCAAGTCTGCGGATGCCATTGTCTTGACGTACGCTTGTGACCGCCCCTCCACCCTTGACCGCCTCAGCACCTATTGGCTCCCTGAGCTACGCCGATTGGAG GCGAAGGTCCCGGTCATCGTAGTGGGGTGCAAGCTGGATCTGCGGGATGAGCAGCAGGTGAGCCTGGAGCAGGTGATGTCGCCCATCATGCAGCAGTATCGGGAGATCGAGACTTGCATCGAATGTTCTGCTCTCAGGCAGATTCAG GTCCAAGAAGTATTTTATTATGCCCAGAAAGCGGTGCTTCATCCAACAGCCCCACTGTTTGATCAGGAGACACAATCGTTGAAGCCTCATTGTGTAAGGGCTTTGAAAAGGATATTCATCCTGTGCGATCATGATAGAGATGGTGCTCTCAGTGATTCTGAGTTGAATGACTTCCAG GTTAGATGTTTTAATGCTCCTCTCCAGCAAACTGAAATTGCGGGTGTCAAGAAGGTTGTTCAAGAAAAGTTGCCTGAAGGTGTTAATGATTTTGGGCTTACATTAACTGGCTTTCTTTTTCTACATGCTCTTTTCATAGAAAAAGGTCGTCTAGAAACGACCTGGACAGTGTTGAGGAAATTTGGTTATGATAATGATATTAAACTCCGAGATGATCTTCTTCCAACAATATTCAAGCGTGCATCAGATCAG ACTGTAGAGCTGACAAATGAAGCTGTGGACTTTTTGAAGGGAGTCTTCCTCACGTTTGACATCGACAGT TCAACACTGGGATTAGCATGTCGTGGATGGAGTGGGGGGACAACTTGTGATAGTTGTGATAGTTATGCTTCATTATGGTTGCTTAGTGAAGCCGAACATATTCTTGGTTACCAGGATGGAGCTCTGCGGCCTGCTGAACTGGATGATCTTTTTTCAACTGCTCCAGAAAg CCCTTGGTCTGAAGCTCCTTACAAAGATGCTGCAGAGAAGAATGTTTTAGGAGGATTGTCACTTGAAGGATTTCTTTCGGAG TGGGCTCTCATGACACTTCAAGATCCAGCAGCTAGTCTGGCTAACCTTATATACATTGGATACACTGGTGATCCTGCTTCAGCATTTCAGATAACAAGAAAAAGGAGGTTAGATCGCAAAAAGCAGCAAACCCAAAGAAATGTTTTTCAGTGTTTTGTCTTTGGTTCTAGAAATGCCGGGAAGACCACATTGTTAAATTCATTTATTGGAAG AACATTTTCGGAGAAATATAATCCCACAACATCTGATCGGTTTGCTGCAAATGTTGTGGGACTCCATAAT GTGACCAGATCATCAAGATTGGCGAGATCTAGGAGTTCAGCCCAAGATTGA